From a region of the Odontesthes bonariensis isolate fOdoBon6 chromosome 4, fOdoBon6.hap1, whole genome shotgun sequence genome:
- the LOC142378852 gene encoding dnaJ homolog subfamily B member 1-like: protein MGKDYYDILGIKKGASEDDIKKAYRKQALRYHPDKNKSPGAEDKFKEIAEAYDVLSDPKKKDIYDRFGEEGLKGGGPTGGGGGGVGGGGPGTFSYTFQGDPHAIFAEFFGGRNPFEQFFGSRNGGMDEDMDSDDPFSRFGMGGGGMGGGGMGGGGMAGFPRSFSTGMGGMGGHTSLVKKQQDPPVVHDLRVSLEEVLSGCTKKMKISRKRLNPDGHTARTEERILEVQIKKGWKEGTKITFPKEGDENPRNIPADVVFVLKDKPHPLFKREGSDIIYTAKILLRDALCGCTVNVPTLEAKTVTVSSTDIVHPGMKRRVSGEGLPYPKRPDRRGDLIVEYEVKFPDRLTQSARETIAGVLPRS from the exons ATGGGTAAAGACTACTACGACATTTTGGGAATTAAGAAAGGAGCGTCAGAGGACGACATAAAGAAGGCTTATCGTAAGCAGGCTTTGCGTTATCACCCCGACAAAAACAAGTCACCAGGAGCCgaagataaattcaaagagatTGCCGAAGCCTACGACGTTTTGAGCGACCCAAAGAAAAAGGACATCTACGATCGTTTTGGTGAAGAAG GTCTGAAAGGCGGAGGCCCCacaggtggtggtggtggtggtgttggTGGTGGCGGTCCTGGCACCTTCAGCTACACCTTCCAGGGCGACCCTCATGCCATCTTTGCAGAGTTTTTCGGTGGACGCAACCCTTTTGAACAGTTCTTTGGTTCCCGCAATGGAGGTATGGATGAGGACATGGACAGCGATGACCCATTTTCCCGCTTTGGGATGGGGGGCGGCGGGATGGGGGGTGGCGGAATGGGCGGCGGCGGAATGGCTGGCTTCCCGCGCTCCTTCAGCACGGGGATGGGAGGAATGGGCGGCCACACCAGCTTAGTAAAAAAGCAGCAGGACCCACCTGTGGTTCACGATCTCCGGGTGTCTTTGGAGGAAGTTTTGTCGGGTTGcacaaagaaaatgaagatctctCGTAAAAGGCTGAATCCCGACGGACACACGGCACGGACTGAGGAGAGAATTCTGGAGGTGCAGATAAAGAAGGGATGGAAAGAGGGCACCAAAATCACGTTTCCAAAAGAGGGGGATGAGAATCCGAGAAACATTCCAGCTGACGTGGTGTTTGTGTTAAAGGACAAGCCACATCCACTGTTCAAACGGGAAGGCTCTGATATAATTTACACCGCCAAGATCTTACTCAGAGAT GCTCTGTGTGGCTGCACAGTCAACGTACCCACACTGGAGGCCAAAACAGTGACCGTGTCATCAACAGATATCGTGCACCCAGGGATGAAGCGACGAGTTAGTGGGGAGGGGCTGCCATATCCCAAACGGCCCGACCGTCGAGGCGACCTAATAGTGGAGTATGAGGTGAAGTTTCCAGATCGGCTCACTCAGAGCGCTCGGGAAACCATCGCTGGAGTTCTTCCACGGTCTTAA
- the LOC142379375 gene encoding uncharacterized protein LOC142379375, translating into MWTASKMTWISWRTSLAVFITLLQIQALVSVKTTAVIGIEGQRFDFICEYPRGWEKNSKYFYHGDDKEPFSHLIQTDLRNEWKRKGRLSIYDNTTGAFFIVKMDQLSSTDSGTYWCGVDVSPLPDLIIAIELSVSQGNETTASTKDHTVHKLTLQLILITGACVAAVVFVCLFTCYLLLAVKHRSGPRQKRETSSDYETMMPGVKTEPEFCCTCSAPDCPDLSALPRPPSDLRPNFTSKYRESAISFGFGEYVDVDVTGMSQYQHLDLSQLDENIYHSLTESFNPKHGPVI; encoded by the exons ATGTGGACTGCAAGTAAAATGACCTGGATTTCATGGAGAACATCTCTGGCTGTCTTCATTACTTTACTACAAATCCAAG CTCTGGTCAGTGTCAAAACCACAGCTGTTATTGGCATTGAAGGTCAGAGATTTGACTTCATATGTGAATATCCAAGAGGCTGGGAGAAAAATTCCAAGTACTTCTATCATGGTGATGATAAGGAGCCATTCAGTCACCTGATTCAGACAGACCTACGCAACGAGTGGAAGAGAAAGGGACGCTTATCTATATACGACAACACCACAGGAGCCTTCTTCATCGTAAAGATGGATCAACTCAGTTCAACTGACAGCGGGACATACTGGTGCGGAGTTGATGTCAGCCCCTTACCTGATCTTATCATTGCCATAGAGCTGAGTGTTTCCCAAG gaaatgaaaCAACTGCATCTACCAAGGACCACACGGTACACA AGTTAACCCTGCAGCTGATCCTGATAACAGGAGCATGTGTGGCAGCagtggtgtttgtgtgtctgttcacATGCTATCTTCTGCTGGCTGTGAAACACAGATCAGGCCCACGTCAGAAAAGAGAG ACATCATCCGACTATGAGACAATGATGCCCGGGGTAAAAACTGAACCTGAGTTTTGCTGCACCTGCTCGGCCCCTGATTGCCCGGATCTTTCAGCTTTACCGCGCCCACCATCTGACCTCCGGCCCAATTTCACATCAAAATATCGGGAGTCCGCAATCTCATTCGGCTTTGGTGAATATGTTGATGTGGATGTTACTGGCATGAGCCAGTATCAACATTTGGACCTCAGCCAGCTGGACGAGAATATCTATCACAGCCTTACTGAAAGCTTCAACCCTAAACATGGACCTGTTATATGA